One genomic window of Polyangium aurulentum includes the following:
- a CDS encoding SDR family NAD(P)-dependent oxidoreductase, with amino-acid sequence MTAPRRCALVLGGSGYVGREVVRALAAEGVRTRFTCHARRDVARALADETGTRAEPVDLRDVAAIRALLARLDEEGALPDVVVHCAVVGGSEPLAEVTDELWDRMHAVNVRALHVLVQALVPRLGGRAADIVIATALDGIRDVPSSAHFASTQAALLGMTRALASELGPRDVRVNLCLLGALGGGISSAIDPSRLADYKKFSAFGRVGSPVEAARAIVRLALHNRWMTGSILPVTGGL; translated from the coding sequence GTGACGGCGCCCCGCCGCTGTGCGCTCGTCCTCGGAGGCTCGGGTTACGTCGGCCGCGAGGTCGTCCGCGCGCTCGCGGCCGAGGGCGTGCGCACGCGCTTCACCTGCCACGCGCGCCGCGACGTCGCGCGCGCGCTCGCGGACGAGACCGGCACCCGCGCAGAGCCCGTCGATCTGCGCGATGTCGCCGCGATCCGGGCCCTCCTCGCGCGCCTCGACGAGGAGGGCGCGCTGCCCGACGTCGTCGTCCACTGCGCCGTCGTCGGGGGCTCCGAGCCGCTCGCCGAGGTGACGGACGAGCTGTGGGACCGCATGCACGCGGTGAACGTCCGCGCGCTCCACGTGCTCGTGCAGGCCCTCGTGCCGCGCCTCGGGGGACGCGCCGCGGACATCGTGATCGCGACCGCGCTCGACGGCATTCGCGACGTCCCCTCCTCGGCGCATTTCGCCTCCACGCAGGCCGCGCTGCTCGGCATGACCCGCGCGCTCGCCTCCGAGCTCGGGCCTCGTGACGTGCGCGTCAACCTCTGCCTGCTCGGCGCGCTCGGCGGCGGCATCTCGAGCGCGATCGACCCCTCGCGGCTCGCCGATTACAAGAAGTTCAGCGCCTTCGGTCGCGTCGGATCGCCGGTCGAGGCGGCGCGGGCGATCGTGCGGCTCGCGCTCCACAATCGCTGGATGACCGGCTCGATCCTGCCCGTCACGGGGGGCCTCTGA
- a CDS encoding acyl-CoA dehydrogenase family protein yields the protein MSSVRVVLSAAPDPAPFSTLADWWARYRVLAEGAGSSIDAAILGGFAGDRMAAAFAAGYQAALRALVPDLPSDRVVSFCVTEKGGGHPRAIATRLSSRGAGRFSISGEKRWATLSADAGLLLVVAKAGEDASTGKNLLRVARVAAPAPGLRLVPMPDTPFVPEIPHAEVFLDDVEVTEADLLPGDGYERYVKPFRTTEDLHVNAAVAGYLVREARLAGAERGLVARLASLLAALRELSKSEPTDPAVHVALAGILVALRAIVEEVAEPFQKAAPERYARFARDKAIFGIAESARVQRFERAWEQLAGG from the coding sequence ATGAGCTCGGTTCGCGTCGTCCTGTCCGCCGCTCCCGATCCCGCACCGTTCAGCACGCTCGCTGATTGGTGGGCCCGTTATCGCGTCCTCGCCGAGGGCGCGGGGAGCAGCATCGACGCGGCCATCCTCGGCGGCTTCGCGGGCGATCGCATGGCGGCCGCCTTCGCGGCCGGCTACCAGGCTGCCCTGCGCGCGCTCGTGCCCGATCTGCCGTCCGATCGCGTCGTTTCGTTCTGCGTCACCGAGAAGGGCGGAGGTCACCCGCGCGCGATCGCGACGCGCCTGTCCTCGCGCGGCGCGGGGCGCTTTTCGATCTCGGGGGAAAAGCGCTGGGCCACGCTCTCGGCCGACGCGGGCCTTTTGCTCGTGGTCGCGAAAGCCGGCGAGGACGCGTCGACCGGGAAGAACCTCCTCCGCGTCGCGCGCGTCGCCGCCCCCGCGCCCGGCCTGCGCCTCGTCCCCATGCCCGATACGCCGTTTGTCCCAGAAATACCCCACGCCGAGGTCTTTCTCGACGACGTCGAGGTGACCGAGGCCGATCTTTTGCCCGGCGACGGCTACGAGCGGTATGTAAAACCTTTTCGCACGACCGAGGATCTGCACGTGAATGCGGCCGTCGCGGGCTACCTCGTGCGCGAGGCGAGGCTCGCGGGCGCCGAGCGCGGGCTCGTCGCGCGGCTCGCGTCGCTCCTCGCCGCGCTGCGGGAGCTGTCGAAGAGCGAGCCGACGGATCCAGCCGTGCACGTCGCGCTCGCGGGGATCCTCGTGGCGCTGCGGGCCATCGTCGAAGAGGTGGCCGAGCCCTTCCAGAAGGCCGCGCCCGAGCGATACGCGAGGTTCGCCAGGGACAAGGCGATCTTCGGAATCGCGGAGAGCGCGCGCGTCCAGCGGTTCGAGCGGGCGTGGGAGCAGCTCGCTGGCGGCTAG
- a CDS encoding MYXO-CTERM sorting domain-containing protein, producing the protein MKKRPRLASPALLLALGLAPAVAWAWEPVIVQYDPLVRMPGTQPRGDLSLEPASSCLGCHAGYAPTIEPGFLWKGTMMGQAARDPFYWAALTVAAQDSIWAIGTPNGADICERCHMPKGWLELRSDPTNGMAMTGADFDGVQCDFCHRMVDPFFADTHAGKREGNDWAGYWDEKNASDTLSSKAADATYAADVQQSTSIGLFNGGQFYDGQHKPHSASYTENASGQYFVSDKNDKRASFADAQAFHPTLYSRYHKSKYFCSTCHDVSNPVLANMAQKDTMPGDGTTVLATEQKSANSYFHVERTFSEFMLSDYGLPGGSPGVGPYAPQTFKTSKPGNAIGSCQDCHMPDGEGPGAAIVGAIDRPSGSVEHPSSGQPVHDLTGGNAFVPWLLASSVPGSPNHDPVNEMLLRQGPSKLTLDFDQGTKLDPIALLAGSNRAQWSLRRAASIQNLDYDPASGATAFRVRNNTGHKLISGYPEGRRMFLNVRLFAGTTLLHEVNPYDTTAGTLRGLDPAHAPSSPPVGPAESHADTLVYEAKMASALTGEDRTFHFILGTERAKDNRIPPKGFRIDEAPARMAEPVWAGAPATNLYGADEYTGGYDDVSLTLPAGGTRVEVRLYYQTTSREYVEFLRDEILGTGTSLASPAPSGEPAAYVAQTDPFFSQLKAWGETIWQLWDHNKTVPGAAPIEMTRAELVVKDACADGSTPDGAACEDGNACTTGEACAGGACTAGMAVDCDDGNACTDDACDAALGCVHTPNTVMCDDGNGCTFNDACAYGVCAGKAKVCFDGDSCTEDTCDPQAGCMFTPIADCSGTGGQGGAGGGSGGQGGSGGAGGSAGAGGQGGTAGAGGGGTGGNAPAPVDEGGCGCRVAGAEERASGALAALAALAFGAARRRRRRGD; encoded by the coding sequence ATGAAGAAGCGCCCTCGCCTCGCCTCCCCTGCCCTGCTCCTCGCGCTCGGCCTCGCGCCCGCCGTTGCGTGGGCCTGGGAGCCCGTGATCGTCCAATACGACCCGCTCGTGCGCATGCCCGGCACGCAGCCACGCGGCGACCTTTCCCTCGAGCCGGCGTCTTCCTGCCTCGGCTGCCACGCCGGCTACGCGCCCACGATCGAGCCGGGCTTTCTGTGGAAGGGCACGATGATGGGCCAGGCCGCGCGCGACCCGTTCTACTGGGCCGCGCTGACGGTGGCCGCGCAGGACTCGATCTGGGCCATCGGGACGCCGAACGGGGCGGACATCTGCGAGCGGTGCCACATGCCGAAGGGCTGGCTCGAGCTGCGCTCGGACCCGACCAATGGCATGGCCATGACCGGCGCCGATTTCGACGGCGTGCAATGCGACTTCTGCCACCGCATGGTCGACCCCTTCTTCGCGGACACGCACGCGGGCAAGCGCGAGGGGAACGACTGGGCCGGCTACTGGGACGAGAAGAACGCGAGCGACACGCTCTCGTCCAAGGCCGCGGATGCGACGTACGCCGCCGACGTGCAGCAATCGACGAGCATCGGCCTCTTCAACGGGGGCCAGTTCTACGACGGCCAGCACAAGCCCCACAGCGCCTCGTACACCGAGAACGCCTCCGGGCAGTATTTCGTGAGCGACAAGAACGACAAGCGCGCCTCGTTCGCGGACGCGCAGGCGTTCCACCCGACGCTCTACAGCCGCTATCACAAGAGCAAATACTTCTGCTCGACCTGCCACGACGTCTCGAACCCGGTGCTCGCGAACATGGCCCAGAAGGACACCATGCCGGGCGACGGGACGACCGTGCTCGCGACGGAGCAGAAGTCGGCGAATTCGTATTTCCACGTCGAGCGGACGTTCTCGGAGTTCATGCTGAGCGATTACGGCCTGCCGGGCGGATCGCCCGGGGTCGGGCCCTACGCGCCGCAGACGTTCAAGACCTCGAAGCCGGGGAACGCGATCGGGAGCTGCCAGGATTGCCACATGCCCGACGGCGAGGGCCCGGGCGCCGCCATCGTGGGCGCGATCGACAGGCCCTCGGGCAGCGTCGAGCACCCCTCGAGCGGGCAGCCGGTCCACGATCTCACGGGCGGAAACGCGTTCGTGCCGTGGCTGCTCGCGAGCTCGGTGCCGGGCTCGCCCAACCACGATCCGGTGAACGAGATGCTGCTCCGGCAGGGGCCGTCTAAGCTCACGCTCGATTTCGATCAGGGGACCAAGCTCGATCCGATCGCGCTGCTCGCGGGCTCGAACCGGGCGCAATGGAGCCTGCGGCGCGCGGCGTCGATCCAGAACCTCGATTACGATCCGGCGAGCGGGGCGACGGCGTTCCGGGTCCGCAACAACACGGGCCACAAGCTGATCTCGGGCTACCCCGAGGGCCGGCGCATGTTCCTCAACGTGCGCCTCTTCGCCGGGACGACCCTGCTGCACGAGGTGAACCCCTACGATACGACCGCGGGGACCCTGCGGGGGCTCGATCCGGCGCACGCGCCCTCGAGCCCGCCGGTCGGACCGGCGGAGAGCCACGCAGATACGCTCGTCTACGAGGCGAAGATGGCGAGCGCATTGACGGGCGAGGATCGCACGTTCCATTTCATCCTGGGGACCGAGCGCGCCAAGGACAACCGGATCCCGCCGAAGGGCTTCCGCATCGACGAGGCGCCGGCGCGCATGGCCGAGCCGGTCTGGGCGGGTGCCCCCGCGACAAACCTCTACGGCGCCGATGAGTACACGGGCGGCTACGACGACGTGAGCTTGACCCTTCCGGCCGGCGGGACGCGCGTCGAGGTGCGGCTCTATTATCAGACGACGAGCCGCGAATACGTGGAGTTCTTGCGCGACGAGATCCTCGGGACGGGGACGTCGCTCGCGTCCCCGGCGCCCTCGGGCGAGCCTGCCGCGTACGTGGCGCAGACCGATCCTTTCTTCTCCCAGCTCAAGGCCTGGGGCGAGACGATCTGGCAGCTCTGGGACCACAACAAGACCGTGCCCGGGGCCGCGCCCATCGAGATGACGCGGGCCGAGCTCGTGGTGAAGGACGCCTGCGCGGACGGGAGCACGCCCGACGGCGCCGCGTGCGAGGACGGCAATGCGTGCACGACGGGCGAAGCGTGCGCGGGCGGCGCGTGCACGGCTGGAATGGCCGTCGATTGCGATGACGGCAACGCGTGCACGGACGACGCGTGCGACGCGGCGCTCGGGTGCGTTCACACGCCGAACACGGTGATGTGCGACGACGGCAATGGGTGCACGTTCAACGACGCGTGCGCGTACGGCGTGTGCGCGGGCAAGGCGAAGGTCTGCTTCGACGGCGATTCTTGCACGGAGGACACCTGCGACCCGCAGGCCGGCTGCATGTTCACGCCCATCGCGGATTGCAGCGGGACGGGCGGGCAGGGCGGCGCAGGTGGAGGCTCGGGCGGACAGGGCGGCTCGGGTGGCGCAGGCGGCTCGGCGGGCGCGGGCGGCCAGGGTGGCACAGCGGGCGCGGGCGGCGGCGGGACGGGCGGCAATGCGCCCGCGCCCGTGGACGAGGGAGGGTGCGGCTGCCGGGTTGCCGGCGCGGAGGAGCGCGCCTCCGGGGCTCTGGCGGCCCTCGCGGCGCTCGCATTCGGTGCCGCGCGGCGGAGAAGGCGGCGCGGGGACTGA